A stretch of DNA from Anaerobacillus isosaccharinicus:
TATGTCTCTTTGAGCCAAAAAAAGTAACCCACCCTGTGCGTTTGGTCGACGAATAAGGTAAGGTCACTTTTTTGGTATTTAATTGCCTATAGTAACCGCCAACCGTTCATTCTGCTGACAATTACTTTAAGAGCTTGGATGTTAACGCATCTTTGCTCTTTTTTAGTTTATTAAAAAATTATTAATTTATGGCTGACTTTTAAAGAAATATATTTTAGATATACTTTTATATCTTATACCTATTATAAGTTAATTGGTACACAGTGTAAAGATAACGGACAATTTTTAACATGTTTTTTTCTATTACTAAATATACAATACTTAAATTACTTAGTTAGAATTTGCGATAAAACAAGAACTCCAATAACACCAATGAATAATAAAATTAAAGAAGCTACATATCTTTTCCCTTCGAGATACTTCCACTCCATAAATGATTTGACGCTAAAAATAATAATATATAAGCCAATATGTATCCATTTAGTTAAAGCTTGATTAGTAGGATCAAAAATGAAACTTCCAAAAATAAGAATAAAAGTAATACCATATAAAATAATATCTATTATACCTTTTGCCTCACTTTGATAAACATACTTATATTTTCCTTTTAATAACCATTTATCAAAAAACCAGTCAAAAAAGAGAACAATAATTAGCCATATTAAAAGTACAAGTCCCATTTAATCACTACCTTTCATTTAAACTCTCTATATATTTTACCACATTTTACAAATACCTTCTATCTGATGTCTTACCTTGCTTATTATATCTCACCACCTTTTTAATAGTTTTTTCATGCTTTCAATGAAATCTTGATGAGGCTGTTGAGATAGTCCCAACAGCCTAAAATTTAATCTTATTAAACTTAAACTTCAGAACAATAGCAGTGTTTATGGAGTAATCCATCCACCAGTAGTTTGAATACGTTTCAAGACATAAGAATTATTATTATTAGCTCTGTTCTGCTCAGGAGTGAGATTTGGATTATGATTACCATATACTAACTCCGCAACTTCACCATCTGACATCCTAAATTGAAGATAAGATAATTCAACTTCAATTGCAGTATATGATCCGTTCATATTGAAAATGTCTTGAATTTGATTTCTCAATAAATTATAACCGCCATTTACTACATTTCTAGTTGCTTGTCTATTTGATGCAGTCAATGAATTTGAAATTCTAAAAAACATATCAACCATAAAACCAACAGGTGTAGGTGCTTTTCTTCGAATAAGTGAACGAATTACCTCTGTTGTTGCTCCCCACCAAGTATTCATACTTGATATAGAGACACCTGCTTCAAGCGAATCCAAAGCACTTTTTTGTCCTATTGCTAGTTGATTTAATTGACTTCTTTGAATGATTTCAGTCCGAACAAGCTCTCTTGTGCCGACATATGTTGACATGAAAACAACTCCC
This window harbors:
- a CDS encoding DUF4181 domain-containing protein; protein product: MGLVLLIWLIIVLFFDWFFDKWLLKGKYKYVYQSEAKGIIDIILYGITFILIFGSFIFDPTNQALTKWIHIGLYIIIFSVKSFMEWKYLEGKRYVASLILLFIGVIGVLVLSQILTK